One window from the genome of SAR324 cluster bacterium encodes:
- a CDS encoding thioesterase family protein, which yields MECLTDKDMELIRKVTEDYIPFNTVLGLKVHAIESGKVSLRFDMKNELVGNFNAGMLHGGVISAVLDVAGGMSAFAGVLEKHAADSLEEKQKRFAKLGTIDIRIDYLRPGKGTSFLASGVILRTGNKVAVTRMELHNQENLLIAVGTGTYLVG from the coding sequence ATGGAATGCTTGACTGACAAGGACATGGAACTGATCCGCAAGGTAACAGAAGATTATATTCCATTCAATACGGTTCTTGGATTGAAAGTGCATGCGATTGAATCAGGAAAAGTGTCCTTGCGGTTTGACATGAAAAACGAACTGGTGGGAAATTTCAATGCTGGAATGTTGCATGGCGGAGTGATTTCCGCGGTGCTGGATGTGGCTGGCGGGATGTCCGCCTTTGCGGGGGTACTGGAAAAACACGCGGCGGATTCGCTGGAGGAAAAGCAAAAGCGGTTTGCCAAACTGGGAACGATTGATATCCGGATTGACTATCTCAGGCCGGGTAAGGGGACATCGTTTCTGGCTTCAGGTGTTATTTTGAGAACAGGCAACAAGGTGGCCGTCACCCGGATGGAATTACACAATCAGGAAAATCTTCTGATTGCGGTAGGAACCGGAACGTATCTGGTGGGGTAG
- a CDS encoding lipocalin family protein has product MNQCKWITFLVLMAGGLIGNVACSSPPVTSPKTVTQVDLQRYIGLWYEIAKIPNRFQKQCVRNVTASYSFSEDGNIKVINRCLQERGDYEDAQGVARIVDSQTNAKLEVSFVSVFGKQLFWGAYWIIGLGDSYDYAIIGHPQRKYGWILSRSPQMETEQLNKLFQILATQGYDPTQFVITEQTTDL; this is encoded by the coding sequence ATGAATCAATGCAAATGGATAACATTCCTGGTTTTAATGGCAGGCGGACTGATCGGAAATGTTGCCTGCTCAAGTCCACCAGTGACGTCACCCAAAACAGTAACACAGGTTGATCTTCAGCGGTATATCGGCTTGTGGTATGAAATCGCGAAAATTCCGAATCGCTTTCAGAAACAGTGTGTCCGCAATGTGACTGCGTCCTATTCGTTCAGTGAGGATGGCAACATCAAGGTGATCAATCGCTGTCTGCAAGAGCGTGGGGATTATGAGGACGCACAAGGTGTGGCTCGTATTGTTGATTCTCAAACCAACGCAAAACTGGAGGTCAGTTTTGTGAGTGTGTTTGGAAAACAACTTTTTTGGGGGGCCTATTGGATTATTGGTCTGGGAGACAGTTATGACTATGCAATCATCGGGCATCCGCAACGTAAATATGGCTGGATACTCAGCAGATCCCCTCAGATGGAAACAGAGCAATTGAACAAACTATTCCAGATTCTTGCCACTCAGGGCTATGACCCCACTCAATTTGTCATTACGGAGCAGACAACAGATTTGTGA
- a CDS encoding TetR/AcrR family transcriptional regulator — MGNTGRKRSEELRTERKKQILDSARKLFVTQGYDATTMQQVVQDAGTSIGNCYFYFPNKEALLHAIVEDISQEIWNKVDEASGHLPAGATQLAVSFYVFIQVLLEQAEVFQLVFMGNAHIRLRLSFLEYFSGALKKYLEKHPDLLAYEDVDLAITAWSGATVSVLERILEGHITYEKGAVERFLVNWNLQAFGIPDARVQNALENLDRWLKTGSINDAST, encoded by the coding sequence TTGGGTAATACTGGCAGAAAGCGTAGTGAAGAATTAAGAACGGAACGCAAGAAACAGATTCTTGATTCCGCCAGAAAACTATTTGTCACTCAGGGGTATGACGCCACCACGATGCAGCAGGTGGTGCAGGACGCAGGAACATCCATCGGGAATTGTTATTTTTATTTTCCCAACAAGGAAGCCCTGTTGCATGCCATTGTCGAGGATATCAGTCAGGAAATCTGGAACAAGGTGGATGAAGCATCAGGACATCTGCCGGCTGGTGCTACACAGCTTGCCGTGTCTTTTTATGTGTTCATTCAGGTATTGCTGGAGCAGGCGGAAGTGTTCCAACTGGTATTCATGGGCAACGCCCACATCCGGCTGAGACTTTCGTTTCTGGAATATTTTTCAGGTGCATTGAAAAAATATCTGGAAAAACATCCGGACCTGTTGGCCTATGAAGACGTTGATTTGGCAATCACCGCCTGGAGTGGGGCCACCGTTTCTGTGCTGGAGCGAATCCTGGAAGGACACATCACTTATGAAAAGGGCGCCGTGGAACGATTTCTGGTGAACTGGAACCTGCAAGCGTTTGGCATTCCAGATGCCAGAGTTCAGAATGCCCTTGAGAATCTCGATCGTTGGCTTAAAACTGGTTCCATCAACGATGCCTCCACGTGA
- a CDS encoding CBS domain-containing protein, producing the protein MKVKNIMTHNVITITQDMTALDALRKMNDNTIHHLLVTNQDNEVTGVLSTRDFPNALDLLEEGSTAMDEFLNKIKSEQFLVKDLMTPNPVGISPEAPLTDAAKLMLWHNIHSLPVVDNKKLVGIVTDRNLLSALGEMEEALH; encoded by the coding sequence ATGAAAGTAAAAAACATCATGACACATAATGTCATCACCATCACTCAGGATATGACAGCTCTGGATGCTCTGCGTAAAATGAATGACAACACCATCCACCACTTGCTCGTAACCAATCAGGATAATGAAGTCACTGGTGTATTGTCCACCCGTGATTTTCCCAATGCACTGGATTTGCTGGAAGAAGGTTCCACGGCCATGGATGAGTTTCTCAACAAAATCAAATCCGAACAATTTCTGGTGAAAGATCTGATGACACCCAATCCTGTGGGAATATCACCGGAAGCTCCCTTGACGGACGCGGCCAAACTGATGTTGTGGCATAACATTCACAGTTTGCCGGTGGTAGATAATAAAAAGCTGGTGGGAATTGTTACTGATCGTAATCTGTTGAGCGCCCTGGGTGAAATGGAAGAAGCTCTGCACTAA
- a CDS encoding PD-(D/E)XK nuclease domain-containing protein, protein LEHLTMPDNFISLLYFFGLLTIDDYEMGEFRLSIPNRTIGQMMYGYLREAWRDVGTFRVDLWKLGRMVQAMAWKGEWEPFFDFLAQAVETQTSIRDYMKGEKVIQGFLLAYLHLNDFLLSFSERELGKGYVDLLLEPFLIKYPEMSFGYLIELKYIKRDELSDTRLRNEIEQAEQQLRQYLAEDRLKQYPPHVNFTGIILIYHGWELVYRGAVTSSQ, encoded by the coding sequence GCTGGAACATCTCACCATGCCGGACAATTTCATTTCTCTGCTGTATTTTTTCGGACTGCTGACCATTGACGATTATGAAATGGGGGAATTCCGTCTCAGCATTCCCAACCGGACAATCGGTCAGATGATGTATGGCTATCTGCGGGAAGCCTGGCGGGATGTCGGCACCTTTCGGGTGGATCTCTGGAAACTCGGCAGAATGGTGCAGGCAATGGCCTGGAAAGGCGAATGGGAACCGTTCTTTGATTTTCTGGCGCAGGCGGTTGAAACGCAAACCAGCATCCGGGATTACATGAAAGGGGAGAAGGTGATTCAGGGATTTCTGCTGGCCTATCTCCATCTGAACGATTTTCTGCTCAGTTTCAGCGAACGTGAATTGGGCAAAGGCTATGTGGATCTGTTGCTGGAACCCTTCCTGATCAAATATCCCGAGATGTCCTTCGGGTATCTCATTGAACTCAAATACATCAAACGTGACGAACTCTCTGACACCAGACTCCGGAATGAAATTGAACAGGCCGAACAGCAGTTACGGCAATATCTGGCGGAGGATCGCCTGAAACAGTATCCACCCCATGTGAACTTCACCGGCATCATCCTGATCTATCACGGTTGGGAACTGGTTTATCGGGGGGCGGTTACGAGCAGTCAATAG